Genomic segment of Paenibacillus sp. FSL R5-0912:
GGGTCGCATTCCCGCCATATCTCCTCCAAATCATCCGGCTCATAGTAAGGCCAATTGTCCCGCATTGGAATATCAGCCAAGCTATGGGCGAATTCTAAATAGGCATCATAGCTTGCGGGAAGCTGTCCCAACCGGGCTAGATAACCGGAGGTTTGGTGCCCCTGGGCAAATTTATTACGCAGAATCCCCTCTAATTGATGTTTAAGAAACGCAAGTGATGGTAGCATGTTATATCTCCTTTGCTCTGATTATTAATCTGCATGATGGAACAGCAGCCTGTCTTCCTTAACAGATGCTAACGTGATTCCGCGGATAAAGAATCTTTGGTGATACTTGGCGATCTCATTTCTTCCAATACTCTATCGTCACATCTGAATATTCATCTTCACTCAGAACAAATCCAAAACCCAGCTCCTCCGTTACCACAATCAAATCATTATGCATTTCATTCATTAATTTCATAATCATTTCTTTACAATCCAGTAGCGGGACTGCTACAGCAAGCGGAAAATTCAAATAAAGCTGATCCTCAGTCCTTAAAGCCACCCCAAACAATAGTGGTAACAATAATTGCGATAACAGAAACCACAACCGCAAGTAACCATCCCTTAGAGTCCGGCACTTCGTTCAACTTCATAACATCAAAGATAAAGACTCTCCAGTCGATAAGGGGATAGCGCTATTAAAGGATATTCTAGAGAAAGATGATCATGACTGTAGCGGATTGCGGAGTTTTGTTAAAAATGATTATTTAAAAACGTTAATTAAGTCTGAGTTCTTAATGAAATATATTTTTATCAAAATAAGATAAACAAGCGGCAGAAATGACAACCACCGCTTGTATGTGTGTTAGATATTAGTGAACCTTGGCAGCAATATAAACCGTAGAACTGTTATAAAAATTATAGTAGATACCATTGCTCCAGATAAAATTACTTGGATCAGTAATTCCAGTATTTTGCGATGGATTTGGACCGTGTTTTTCTGACCAGGTTCCTGTGCTATTTTGAAGCATAAAATGATAATCGACATTATCTCCACCAAAACCATACTGGTCGGGAAGGTCAACTTTACCATTACCATTGGTATCAATCCAACCTATTCTTAAAGCTATTCGATGTTCATCGGCGTTAACGGCAGCAGTTCTGCTACTTAGTATTCGCCAGCCAGATATAAAATATAATGGATTTGTATTTCCATCTTGGACAACCAGGTTAGCAACATAATTTACATTCAAAAATATTGTGAATCTGCGAGATTCGAAACACCATCTCCATCGCCAGGATTCATTTTCCATGGGGCTTTGGTAGCATAACCATAACAGTTAACTGCAGAACTATTAACAGCCGAATAGGGCCATGCATGACCATAATCGGATGCCAAGGTGGCAAAAGATTCGTTTGGGAGTTCAAAAGTGGGAGTTAGTAAGTCCGGTTGAATTAATACGTCTCGGATAGTTGTAGATTCTGTTGGAAATACTAAACTTGATGTTTTTTTGAGTTCCCCAGAGGTAGTAACATTGCCAAGGGAGTCAACGATAATTGTATCCTCCCCCTGCCATTCACCGACCCAAGTCTTATCTGCCCCAGATGTTTGCACCTGTCTCAATGTACTATTATCAATTGGAGCAGCCAAAACTACCGAAGAGAGAGAAAGACTCACAATTAATGTAAATGAAAATGCATACAAGGTTAATTTTTTCAATAATACCAATCCCTTCTTTTTTGATATAAGAACTTTACCATAAATTACTAATATATTGCATGAATAATGTCACTATATAAGCTGAACTTAACAATGTTGGCGAGCCGGTGAGCGAACCTCTTGCTGAGCAAGGACTTCACTGATGCAGTAAGTCAGATTCTTAAGTTCACTCTATATAAGTCAAATTTAAAGCCGCTTTGAAACTTAGTTAGACCAAATTAAACCAGAAAGTGTAATTGAAAATTACATCAACTATTAAGGAATTTTTCCGAATGAGTAACATGAAAAGGTATGTACTATTATTTATGATATGTCTAGTTTTGAATCCGACGCCTATCTTTGCATCCACCCCCAGTTCAAAGTTTGTGAAAGTATCGTTTCTATAGAATCATGGTCTTTTATTAAAGGATGACGAAAGCTTCTGACCCTTGGGGGATGAATGACAAAGGACAACTGGGCGACGACGTTTCGCTCTTCGCCTGTACAAGTGCAAGGGCTTCCGAGAAGTAAAGGAATTTTAACAGGATATGATTTTTCTGCATCTTACCGAGTACGGTGTAGTGTATACATGTGCAGCGAACGATCAGGGCCAATTGGGGACATCCAGCAAAAAATAAGTTTGAAAAAACTGCTCTCGTCCATAAGTTTCAATATTCGTTTTAACCTAACAGTGAATATCGCCATAGCTCCCTGAATTTCCACGCCAACTAAACCCGAGGAGGATGCAACATCGTACCCGTGTCTGTGATTGAGTTCGCTATTTTCGGCTTCAATTTTGTAGCGTTCTTTAGTTTTGGCTTTAAAGGCTTCGCTTTCCTGAAACGCAGCTTGCTTTACATGTTCGTTGTTCTTTCACCCTTTGCCTTACATCTAAAATAATATCCGACCGAATCGACCGGACCTTTAACCGTTTGATAGGCTGCGAATGGTTTAAGGCATTCCACCTCAAATTCCGGATTAATTCCTATCGTATCAATTCTTGTCTCATTTCCTTCTATTTCGTATACATCTAATCCAGTCTCTTCTTTAACCTCTCTGATCAGTGTTTGGATCAACGACTCAAAGGGTTCAATTCTCCCCCCGGGAAGCTCGAACTTAAAGGAGGAATCTGTTTTCATTCTTCTTTGTATGACAATCTCAGGTTCTCCATCATTGAATCGTTCAATGATTGCTCTTGAATTAACGTAGAACATCGGATCCACCCTTTCTTAGATATGTGACACCCATGGCATAACGAATCGTTGCGATTCTTAATATTTCATTAGCTGCCAAACTTTGCTTCCCATTGCTCTAACCAAGCTTTATAACTCATAGAATGCACTTCTTCTAATGTTCTTCCATCTAATGACCATACGCCGCCATCCATGGCCTGATCGATTACTGGATAAGAATGTCCGCCTACTGCCTGGTTATCCACGACATAGATCCAAATTGCGGTTTTCCCTTTAGATTTAACAATATTCTCCGGTTTGGCGCTTGTGGATTTCCAGTTATCCAATCGATGGTTTGTTACTATGAACTTTTGTACGTTAACCTCTTTGTCCAGATAAACACTGGGATCTTCGGTTTGCAGCCCCCAGTAATTGGAATACGGTAAATTCATTAACTTTTCTTTTGTTAAGGTGTAGACTTCACTGGAGCCTTCATACGAAGAGACCTTGTAACCCTTAGATTCCAAATAATCTTTTGCCGCAGTAGCATTGTGGTCTAATGTTGTGGCACTATGCGAAGCGGAACAGCTCGTTAAACTGAATAGAAG
This window contains:
- a CDS encoding NUDIX hydrolase, whose product is MFYVNSRAIIERFNDGEPEIVIQRRMKTDSSFKFELPGGRIEPFESLIQTLIREVKEETGLDVYEIEGNETRIDTIGINPEFEVECLKPFAAYQTVKGPVDSVGYYFRCKAKGERTTNM